One genomic window of Quercus lobata isolate SW786 chromosome 9, ValleyOak3.0 Primary Assembly, whole genome shotgun sequence includes the following:
- the LOC115959089 gene encoding keratin, type II cytoskeletal 3 isoform X2 encodes MKKKRSREEGENEEEEEEANKGLLWKLPQLRSKQLGKLGPAFGLGAGCGLGLGIGLLGGAGFGPGIPGLHVGIGIGAGCGVGLGFGYGVGKGIALDENRRYSNVGHLSRGPINFPSQDEIGALVDELIISTKKVIRATSREIDKWKR; translated from the exons atgaagaagaaaagaagcagAGAGGAAGGTGAgaatgaggaggaggaggaggaggcaAATAAAG GTTTGTTGTGGAAGCTTCCGCAGTTGAGGTCCAAGCAACTGGGTAAGCTGGGCCCCGCCTTCGGCCTCGGCGCTGGCTGCGGTCTTGGTCTTGGCATCGGCCTTCTTGGTG GTGCAGGGTTTGGTCCTGGAATTCCTGGCTTGCATGTTGGCATTGGAATTGGTGCTGGATGTGGGGTTGGTTTAGGGTTTGGCTATGGTGTGGGAAAGGGTATTGCTTTGGATGAGAATCGGAGATACTCTAATGTGGGACATCTCTCCCGTGGTCCTATAAATTTTCCATCTCA GGATGAGATTGGTGCACTAGTTGATGAGCTTATTATTAGCACCAAGAAGGTTATCCGCGCAACTTCGAGAGAGATTGACAAGTGGAAAAGATGA
- the LOC115959089 gene encoding keratin, type II cytoskeletal 3 isoform X1, with protein sequence MKKKRSREEGENEEEEEEANKGLLWKLPQLRSKQLGKLGPAFGLGAGCGLGLGIGLLGGAGFGPGIPGLHVGIGIGAGCGVGLGFGYGVGKGIALDENRRYSNVGHLSRGPINFPSQDEIGALVDELIISTKKVIRATSREIDKWKR encoded by the exons atgaagaagaaaagaagcagAGAGGAAGGTGAgaatgaggaggaggaggaggaggcaAATAAAGGTTTGTTGTGGAAGCTTCCGCAGTTGAGGTCCAAGCAACTGGGTAAGCTGGGCCCCGCCTTCGGCCTCGGCGCTGGCTGCGGTCTTGGTCTTGGCATCGGCCTTCTTGGTG GTGCAGGGTTTGGTCCTGGAATTCCTGGCTTGCATGTTGGCATTGGAATTGGTGCTGGATGTGGGGTTGGTTTAGGGTTTGGCTATGGTGTGGGAAAGGGTATTGCTTTGGATGAGAATCGGAGATACTCTAATGTGGGACATCTCTCCCGTGGTCCTATAAATTTTCCATCTCA GGATGAGATTGGTGCACTAGTTGATGAGCTTATTATTAGCACCAAGAAGGTTATCCGCGCAACTTCGAGAGAGATTGACAAGTGGAAAAGATGA